One window of Chloroflexus aggregans DSM 9485 genomic DNA carries:
- the rbsK gene encoding ribokinase yields MTPTIIVVGSLNMDLVVRAPRHPQPGETLIGSDFQIFPGGKGANQAVAAARLGARVRMIGRVGVDAFGDALLDAAQYDGVDTGYVQRDPDAATGVALITLDAHGQNTIVVALGANMRVSEADVQRAEALFQGADVLLMQLECPLDAVMAATELAHRYGVQVVLNPAPARPLPVALLSQIDYLLPNQLELQALAEGETDLTAAIERLQRQGVRNLLVTLGSEGALLATAEQTTTVPAFQVPVVDTVAAGDAFAGAFCVALAEGKPPLEAVRWGNAAGALAVTRAGAQPSLPSRMEVMRLLEVQ; encoded by the coding sequence ATGACACCAACCATCATCGTGGTGGGTAGCCTGAATATGGATCTGGTCGTGCGGGCGCCACGCCATCCGCAACCCGGTGAGACGCTGATCGGCAGTGATTTTCAGATCTTTCCGGGGGGCAAAGGGGCGAATCAGGCGGTTGCCGCCGCCCGACTTGGCGCACGGGTGCGAATGATCGGGCGGGTCGGGGTAGACGCTTTCGGTGATGCGCTTCTCGACGCCGCGCAGTACGATGGGGTTGACACCGGCTACGTACAGCGCGACCCTGACGCAGCCACCGGTGTCGCGCTCATCACCCTCGATGCTCACGGCCAAAATACCATTGTCGTCGCTCTTGGGGCGAACATGCGGGTGAGCGAAGCTGACGTACAGCGGGCGGAGGCACTGTTTCAAGGAGCGGATGTCTTGTTGATGCAGCTCGAATGCCCACTCGACGCAGTGATGGCAGCAACCGAGCTAGCACATCGATACGGAGTGCAGGTGGTACTTAACCCGGCGCCGGCCCGCCCGCTCCCGGTGGCGTTGCTGAGCCAAATCGATTATCTGCTGCCCAATCAGCTCGAATTACAAGCACTGGCAGAGGGCGAAACCGATCTGACGGCGGCGATTGAGCGTCTGCAACGGCAAGGGGTGCGTAATCTGCTGGTGACCCTCGGGTCGGAAGGGGCACTACTGGCGACTGCCGAACAGACCACCACGGTGCCGGCATTTCAGGTACCGGTCGTTGATACGGTGGCTGCGGGCGACGCATTTGCGGGCGCGTTTTGTGTGGCACTCGCCGAAGGCAAACCACCACTCGAAGCGGTACGGTGGGGCAACGCAGCCGGCGCATTGGCCGTCACGCGGGCCGGCGCCCAACCGTCATTACCGTCACGAATGGAAGTGATGCGCTTGTTGGAGGTGCAATGA
- a CDS encoding LacI family DNA-binding transcriptional regulator, which yields MTTIREVALRAGVSPSTVSHIINNTRFVAPETRARVLAAMAELNYRPNILARSLRRGETHTIGLILPDSANPFFAEIARAIEDAAFRAEYNVILGNTENNLERERVYVNVFVQKQVDGLIFVATGDQSPSLEELLQLGIPVVVVDRRLPGLQADTVLTDNLQGGLQATRYLLERGHRRIGCITGPSHLTPSADRVVGYRQALTEYGVPIDERLIRRGDFHPHSGYALTHELLQSDPPPTALFVCNDLMALGALRALAEAGRQVPHDCAVVGFDDIELASYANPPLTTIRQDKATLATMAVQFLRERIALTDIPARTYIVATTLVERLSGGTTV from the coding sequence ATGACTACCATTCGCGAAGTCGCATTACGAGCCGGGGTTTCGCCATCGACCGTCTCACACATCATCAACAACACACGGTTCGTAGCACCAGAGACACGCGCACGGGTGCTAGCGGCGATGGCCGAACTCAATTACCGACCGAACATCTTGGCGCGTTCACTACGCCGGGGTGAGACGCATACCATCGGGCTGATTTTGCCCGATAGCGCTAATCCCTTCTTTGCCGAAATCGCGCGGGCGATTGAAGATGCTGCATTTCGGGCCGAATATAACGTCATTCTCGGCAATACGGAAAACAATCTCGAACGCGAGCGAGTATACGTTAATGTCTTCGTCCAAAAGCAGGTGGATGGCTTGATCTTTGTAGCCACCGGTGACCAAAGCCCTTCGCTAGAGGAGCTATTGCAGCTAGGCATACCGGTAGTCGTCGTTGATCGGCGGCTCCCCGGCCTTCAAGCCGACACTGTTCTGACCGACAACCTACAGGGTGGGCTACAAGCAACGCGCTATCTGTTAGAGCGTGGTCACCGCCGGATCGGGTGCATTACCGGCCCTTCGCATCTGACACCTAGTGCCGATCGGGTCGTGGGCTATCGGCAAGCATTGACTGAATATGGAGTACCTATCGATGAGCGGCTAATCCGGCGCGGTGATTTTCACCCGCACTCAGGGTATGCGTTAACCCACGAGCTGTTGCAATCCGATCCACCGCCAACCGCCCTGTTTGTATGCAACGATCTGATGGCACTAGGCGCACTCCGCGCATTAGCCGAAGCCGGTCGGCAGGTACCACACGATTGTGCAGTGGTGGGGTTCGACGACATTGAGTTAGCTTCTTACGCCAACCCACCGCTCACCACCATTCGTCAAGACAAAGCCACGCTAGCAACAATGGCAGTGCAATTTTTGCGCGAACGGATTGCGCTTACCGACATACCGGCCCGGACCTACATCGTGGCAACGACGCTCGTGGAACGATTATCAGGGGGAACAACCGTATGA
- a CDS encoding cyclic nucleotide-binding domain-containing protein has protein sequence MTQLLRAQRRLWAAIEQQTTTPPTQHRRIYQHIKHQLVTHPDGEYGVWSILRQRADPALYKPQRLSDVIEETLLEDNQPITVLRSPSGHYLRLSTAERELWQAMDGTRTIAQLATMGFLRFKQLLPVADLVETLRAQGFLTDTSVGVYRHLRHYLAQQTVEGIGQRLLSFTHGRSFELQHVDRWFDLLYRWGGRWFFTRFFAIVLGLLTIIGIICYFLPGVSGSDLVSNEHLAGDMLMLGMALFITLTLHEIAHGLAVKHFGRQVGRAGIMLYFGMPAAFVDTSDIWLAPRSARMLVSLAGPLCDLLVGSLAAIIAWAAPETLGGIWMRRIATASYLTALFNFNPLLELDGYFILVDALRLPNLRNRALGFIGGPLWQKIRSRSPLNREERIFAGYGLLSAIYTGVAVVMATLFWQRQFASMVGELWASSWFGQLLAILIFGLVIVPLIIGIILAGWGLVRAAADWMIRRGYTRNPLLIATTFGLLALTSGLFPLRFGVGWETGLVLTGWWMVAVIVQGYLQSDYAGAWIGRALASFLLISLIEMIAQAGYLIAPDAVRAWSGLEIAGYALLLFAGFIALLDVNLQQQNSSQLIASALLLTLAFPLGVIAAELIRIAHPEYSSLWALIAAVPIYSGVIGQALLLPLLISLRDTRLFWSWLLLWLGILIQIGSYLLELLPEWRNTPLALVSLIVAAGLWAAAWSTHLVTLRSVSLSGLSWPLTPAPGETVRLQDAFRHLYIGLYRLLRNNYGIQRTRTLDDRMDVLAATANWEITFDRDQVRIGPTVQSLPLDEQGARYAEVLQYAVTILEQLAGRTFAHRALVAAYDALPWPEREALERHCLAQMVKAYDILHTFGNAREARIRLLRQIELFATCDDHELQELAAAFTSQRVHAGEIILSTGEPPRGIWVIETGEILARHGDMVQELHRGDYFGELQGPEITDYEYRASIESTLLYLPAGELQRMIHEAAPHTAEGAELLKRMRLLERVSLFANLPRAQLRELARAAIHKTVEARHILIRQGRPNGYLYIIADGQVAVLRREETEQGPRGNVRLVARLGPAEFCGEVELIRGTLPVATVIALTPLDVIAIPHRVLKQVMVGGDHIIHQFEQIGSGRLLELRTQS, from the coding sequence ATGACACAACTTCTACGAGCACAGCGGCGGCTCTGGGCTGCTATAGAACAGCAAACCACTACACCGCCTACTCAACATCGTCGCATTTATCAACACATCAAACACCAACTCGTCACTCACCCGGACGGTGAGTATGGGGTATGGAGCATCTTACGTCAACGCGCCGATCCGGCGCTCTACAAGCCACAACGGCTGAGTGACGTGATCGAAGAGACGTTACTTGAGGATAACCAGCCCATCACCGTACTCCGTAGCCCGAGCGGTCACTACCTGCGCTTGAGCACAGCCGAGCGTGAGTTGTGGCAGGCAATGGATGGCACGCGCACCATTGCCCAACTAGCCACCATGGGCTTTCTGCGCTTTAAGCAACTGTTGCCGGTTGCCGACTTGGTAGAAACCCTGCGCGCACAAGGATTTCTCACCGATACATCGGTCGGCGTGTATCGCCATTTACGCCACTATCTTGCACAGCAAACTGTCGAAGGGATCGGGCAGCGTCTGTTGAGCTTCACCCATGGCCGTAGCTTTGAGCTACAGCATGTGGATAGATGGTTCGATCTGCTGTACCGATGGGGTGGACGCTGGTTCTTTACCCGTTTCTTTGCAATCGTGCTTGGCCTGCTGACGATTATCGGTATCATCTGCTACTTTTTGCCGGGAGTCAGTGGTAGTGATCTCGTGAGCAACGAACATCTTGCCGGCGATATGTTGATGTTGGGAATGGCGCTGTTTATCACGCTCACACTCCACGAAATCGCGCATGGGTTGGCCGTTAAACATTTTGGTCGGCAGGTCGGACGAGCGGGGATTATGCTCTACTTCGGGATGCCGGCCGCCTTCGTTGATACAAGTGACATATGGTTGGCGCCGCGTTCGGCCCGTATGCTGGTCTCGTTGGCCGGGCCACTATGTGACCTGCTCGTCGGATCGCTGGCCGCGATCATTGCGTGGGCAGCGCCAGAGACGTTAGGCGGCATATGGATGCGTCGCATTGCAACCGCTTCGTACCTGACTGCGCTCTTCAACTTCAACCCGCTACTCGAACTTGACGGCTATTTCATCTTGGTCGACGCCTTACGCTTGCCAAACCTGCGCAATCGTGCATTGGGATTTATTGGCGGACCATTGTGGCAAAAAATCCGATCACGCAGTCCGTTGAACCGGGAGGAGCGCATTTTTGCCGGGTACGGACTATTGAGCGCAATCTATACCGGTGTAGCGGTCGTGATGGCGACCCTCTTCTGGCAACGCCAATTTGCGAGTATGGTTGGTGAACTCTGGGCGAGTAGCTGGTTCGGACAACTGCTGGCAATCTTGATCTTTGGGCTGGTGATCGTCCCTTTGATTATCGGTATCATCCTGGCCGGTTGGGGGTTGGTACGAGCCGCTGCCGACTGGATGATACGACGCGGGTACACGCGCAACCCATTGCTGATCGCAACCACGTTTGGTCTACTGGCGCTGACGAGCGGACTATTCCCGCTACGGTTTGGGGTGGGTTGGGAAACCGGCCTCGTGTTGACCGGATGGTGGATGGTAGCCGTAATCGTACAAGGGTATCTACAAAGTGACTATGCAGGAGCGTGGATCGGCCGTGCCCTCGCCAGCTTCTTACTCATCAGCCTTATTGAAATGATAGCGCAAGCCGGCTACCTCATCGCCCCCGATGCCGTGCGCGCCTGGTCAGGCTTAGAGATTGCCGGGTACGCCTTGCTCTTGTTTGCCGGATTCATCGCATTGCTTGATGTCAACTTACAGCAACAGAACAGCAGCCAATTGATCGCCAGTGCCTTACTGCTGACCCTAGCTTTTCCATTAGGAGTCATTGCTGCCGAACTGATCAGGATCGCTCACCCAGAGTATAGTTCACTCTGGGCATTAATCGCCGCCGTGCCTATCTACAGTGGAGTGATCGGTCAAGCACTGCTATTGCCACTGCTCATCAGTTTGCGCGATACCCGTCTCTTTTGGAGCTGGCTGCTGCTCTGGCTAGGAATCCTTATCCAAATCGGGAGCTATCTACTCGAACTGCTACCGGAGTGGCGCAACACTCCGCTTGCACTCGTCAGCCTGATCGTAGCGGCCGGTCTGTGGGCCGCTGCATGGAGTACCCATCTCGTCACCTTGCGCAGTGTTAGTCTGAGTGGGTTAAGCTGGCCGCTCACGCCTGCACCCGGTGAGACGGTACGGTTACAAGATGCTTTTCGGCATTTGTACATTGGTTTGTACCGCCTCTTGCGCAATAATTACGGTATCCAACGCACGCGAACCCTCGACGACCGGATGGACGTATTGGCAGCGACGGCAAACTGGGAGATCACTTTTGATCGCGATCAAGTGCGGATCGGCCCAACCGTGCAGAGCCTTCCACTCGACGAGCAAGGAGCGCGGTACGCCGAGGTCTTACAGTATGCGGTAACGATCCTCGAACAATTGGCCGGTCGGACCTTTGCCCATCGCGCACTAGTGGCTGCGTATGACGCATTGCCATGGCCGGAACGGGAAGCACTCGAACGACACTGCTTAGCGCAGATGGTGAAGGCGTATGACATCTTGCACACCTTCGGGAACGCACGTGAAGCCCGGATCAGACTGCTACGCCAGATCGAACTATTTGCTACGTGCGACGATCACGAACTACAAGAATTAGCTGCGGCGTTTACCAGCCAACGAGTACACGCCGGTGAGATCATTTTAAGCACCGGCGAGCCACCACGAGGGATTTGGGTGATCGAAACCGGCGAAATCCTCGCCCGCCATGGTGATATGGTCCAAGAGCTGCACCGCGGCGACTACTTTGGCGAATTGCAAGGACCAGAAATCACCGACTACGAATACCGGGCTAGTATCGAGAGCACGCTCCTTTACTTACCGGCGGGTGAACTGCAGCGAATGATACACGAGGCCGCACCGCACACCGCTGAAGGTGCAGAACTTCTCAAGCGAATGCGGTTACTTGAGCGAGTATCACTCTTTGCCAACCTACCGCGTGCTCAACTACGAGAACTCGCACGAGCGGCTATCCACAAAACAGTAGAGGCCCGCCACATCCTGATCCGACAAGGTCGGCCTAACGGCTATCTGTACATCATTGCCGACGGACAAGTAGCCGTCTTACGACGAGAAGAGACAGAACAAGGCCCACGTGGGAACGTTCGCTTGGTCGCGCGGCTTGGCCCGGCCGAATTTTGTGGCGAGGTAGAACTGATCCGTGGCACATTACCGGTAGCGACTGTTATCGCACTCACACCACTAGACGTAATCGCAATACCGCATCGCGTGTTGAAACAGGTGATGGTAGGCGGTGATCACATCATCCACCAATTTGAGCAGATCGGTAGCGGTCGATTGTTGGAGTTACGCACCCAAAGCTAG
- a CDS encoding TIGR01777 family oxidoreductase, which produces MSNKRIIITGATGLIGRKLVAELRDDYQLVIFSRNPDRARALLPGAADYVAWQPAEQGPWAAAIDGAWGVVHLAGAPVATGLLGQRWTPEYKAEIRNSRVIGTRGIVNAMAAAQQRPSVFVCASAVGYYGPYRDSTPLDENSPPGKDFLAQVCVAWEAEAAKAEALGVRTVMLRTGLVLDPDSGALPQLMLPFKLLTGGPILPGTQVYPWIHPADEVGLIRFALENEQVRGPLNASAPKPLSNRDFAAVLGKVLGSPSWLPVPEFSLRIALGEMADVVVYGQNALPRKALSLGYQFHFTELEPALRDLLNLPH; this is translated from the coding sequence ATGAGTAACAAACGTATTATCATCACCGGAGCAACCGGTCTAATCGGTCGCAAGTTAGTAGCCGAGTTGCGTGACGATTACCAGCTCGTGATCTTTAGCCGTAATCCCGATCGTGCTCGTGCGCTGTTGCCCGGTGCCGCCGATTACGTGGCCTGGCAGCCTGCGGAGCAGGGGCCATGGGCGGCAGCCATTGATGGTGCATGGGGCGTAGTGCATTTGGCCGGTGCACCGGTTGCGACCGGCTTGCTGGGTCAACGTTGGACACCGGAATACAAAGCGGAAATCCGCAATAGCCGGGTCATCGGTACACGTGGGATCGTCAACGCAATGGCTGCTGCACAGCAGCGTCCGTCGGTTTTTGTCTGTGCGTCGGCAGTAGGTTACTATGGCCCCTACCGCGATAGTACGCCGCTCGATGAGAATTCTCCTCCGGGCAAAGACTTTTTGGCGCAGGTGTGTGTAGCCTGGGAAGCCGAAGCAGCCAAGGCTGAAGCGTTGGGGGTGCGCACGGTTATGCTCCGCACCGGTCTGGTGCTCGATCCCGACTCGGGAGCGTTGCCGCAACTTATGCTGCCGTTTAAGCTGTTAACCGGCGGTCCGATTTTGCCGGGAACGCAAGTCTATCCGTGGATTCATCCGGCTGACGAGGTTGGTTTAATCCGCTTTGCGCTCGAAAATGAACAGGTCCGTGGTCCGCTGAATGCCTCCGCTCCCAAACCTCTCTCCAATCGCGATTTTGCCGCCGTGCTTGGGAAGGTGCTCGGTTCGCCGTCGTGGTTGCCGGTCCCTGAGTTTAGTTTGCGCATTGCCTTGGGTGAAATGGCCGATGTAGTCGTCTATGGTCAGAATGCTCTCCCACGCAAGGCGCTTAGTCTCGGCTATCAGTTTCACTTTACCGAGCTTGAGCCGGCGTTACGCGATCTGCTGAATTTGCCTCATTAA
- the rbsD gene encoding D-ribose pyranase, translating into MKKTLLLNSVLSELIASLGHGDMVVIGDAGLPIPPETRRIDLALCRGIPPLLETVRVIASEMQVEKALIATETGQRSPHIRDGLGQLLPNTPFEEVSHEQLKALCRQARAVVRTGEYTPYANVILVAGVVF; encoded by the coding sequence ATGAAAAAGACCTTGTTGTTAAACAGTGTGCTGTCCGAATTGATTGCCAGTCTCGGTCATGGCGATATGGTCGTGATCGGCGATGCCGGCTTACCAATTCCGCCAGAGACACGGCGGATCGATCTGGCGTTGTGCCGTGGGATACCGCCGTTGCTTGAGACGGTGCGGGTGATAGCGAGCGAGATGCAGGTTGAGAAAGCGCTGATCGCGACGGAGACCGGCCAACGCAGTCCGCACATTCGTGACGGTTTGGGACAGCTTTTACCGAACACCCCCTTTGAAGAGGTAAGTCACGAGCAGCTCAAGGCATTATGTCGGCAAGCACGGGCAGTGGTGCGCACCGGTGAATACACTCCATACGCCAATGTGATCTTAGTAGCCGGTGTGGTCTTCTAA
- a CDS encoding sugar ABC transporter ATP-binding protein gives MTTTTPRLTLSNIVKTFPGVQAVKNVSLEAYSHEILALVGENGAGKSTLMNIINGIVQPDSGTIMLDGQPVIIDSPRRAQALGITMIHQELALLPELTVGQNMFLGREPHRAGWIDWKRLYQQAQQALDRLGIAISARAKVADLSIAERQLVEIARALSYQARLIALDEPTSSLTERETEILFRLVRQLRAEGVALIYISHRLDEIFALADRIAVMRDGELVSVGSTNEFTAQRLVQLMVGRSLQATEPTLVAQRGEPLIRAVNLHAGKEVRGVSFTLHRGEIVGMAGLVGAGRTNVARLLFGADRLDQGELWFEGQPVRLRSPRDAIKLGIGFVTEDRKMQGLFLKQSVRNNAATGLIERLSRLGFIEFRTLNKHIAELINQLRVRTPSLQQQVRNLSGGNQQKVIIARWLALKPKLLILDEPTRGVDVGAKAEIHALIRELANQGMAILMISSELPEILAVSDRIIVMREGRITAEFSRREASQDRIMQAAVGQG, from the coding sequence ATGACAACCACAACACCTCGTCTAACCCTCAGCAACATTGTCAAAACATTTCCGGGCGTACAGGCGGTAAAAAACGTCAGTCTTGAAGCGTACAGCCACGAGATTCTCGCGTTGGTAGGTGAAAACGGCGCCGGTAAATCAACCCTGATGAATATCATCAACGGGATCGTTCAACCCGATAGCGGTACGATCATGCTCGACGGGCAACCCGTCATCATCGACTCACCGCGACGCGCGCAAGCGTTAGGGATCACGATGATCCATCAAGAGCTAGCGCTCCTTCCCGAACTGACGGTTGGGCAAAACATGTTCTTGGGGCGTGAACCGCACCGAGCCGGTTGGATCGATTGGAAGCGGTTGTATCAACAAGCGCAGCAAGCTCTTGATCGGTTAGGGATCGCCATCTCGGCGCGGGCAAAGGTAGCAGATTTGAGCATTGCCGAGCGACAACTGGTTGAGATTGCGCGGGCGTTGTCGTACCAGGCACGGCTGATTGCCCTCGACGAACCGACCAGCTCGCTGACCGAGCGCGAAACCGAAATCCTCTTCCGTTTGGTACGCCAACTACGGGCCGAAGGGGTTGCATTGATCTACATCTCACACCGCCTTGATGAGATCTTTGCTCTTGCCGACCGCATTGCTGTAATGCGCGATGGCGAATTGGTATCGGTCGGATCAACCAATGAGTTTACCGCTCAGCGCTTAGTCCAACTGATGGTTGGGCGGTCGTTGCAGGCGACTGAACCCACCCTGGTTGCACAGCGCGGAGAGCCGCTGATCCGAGCCGTCAATCTGCACGCCGGTAAGGAGGTGCGCGGCGTATCGTTCACGCTCCATCGCGGTGAGATTGTCGGCATGGCCGGACTGGTCGGCGCCGGACGTACCAATGTCGCCCGTCTGCTGTTTGGGGCTGATCGACTCGATCAAGGTGAGCTATGGTTTGAAGGGCAACCGGTTCGGCTCCGCTCACCACGTGACGCCATCAAGCTCGGCATCGGATTTGTGACCGAAGATCGCAAGATGCAAGGACTTTTTCTCAAGCAGAGTGTACGCAACAACGCTGCTACCGGCTTGATCGAGCGATTATCGCGGCTTGGTTTCATAGAATTTCGCACGTTGAACAAACATATCGCCGAACTTATCAATCAATTACGAGTACGCACACCATCGTTACAACAACAGGTACGGAATCTCTCCGGTGGTAATCAACAAAAAGTGATCATTGCACGCTGGTTAGCCCTCAAACCAAAGCTACTTATCCTTGACGAACCAACCCGTGGGGTTGATGTAGGCGCCAAAGCTGAAATTCATGCCCTCATCCGTGAGTTAGCGAACCAAGGAATGGCTATTCTGATGATTTCGTCAGAGCTACCCGAAATCCTGGCCGTGAGTGACCGGAT
- the rbsB gene encoding ribose ABC transporter substrate-binding protein RbsB: MKHLLRIVIVLGLSALAACTSTTPAATPTAPAQSSSNITIGLVISTLNNPFFVTLRDGAQRAADAAGVTLTIVDAQDDSAKMIAGIEDLITKKVNALIINPTDSDAVVPAIQKANEAGIPVFTVDRGANGGTVVSHIASDNVAGGRMAAEFLCNALGGKGKVVELQGIAGTSAARDRGQGFNDYMASSCKGVEIVAQQTADFNRDRGLRVFENILQAQPEINGVFAHNDEMILGAIQAAEAAGRSGIVFVGFDAIDDATKAVQEGKLAATVAQQPALMGQTAVETVVKYLKGDKVESSIPVPLSLVTK, encoded by the coding sequence ATGAAGCACCTGTTACGGATCGTCATCGTGCTAGGATTGAGTGCGTTAGCCGCATGTACATCAACCACTCCGGCGGCAACACCGACAGCACCGGCGCAGAGCAGCAGCAACATCACGATTGGTTTGGTCATTTCAACCCTGAATAATCCCTTCTTTGTCACCTTGCGAGATGGCGCTCAGCGTGCTGCCGATGCCGCCGGAGTCACTTTAACGATTGTAGATGCTCAGGATGACTCGGCCAAGATGATTGCCGGGATCGAAGACCTGATTACCAAGAAGGTCAACGCATTGATCATCAATCCCACCGATTCGGATGCGGTTGTGCCGGCCATACAAAAAGCCAACGAGGCCGGGATACCGGTTTTCACGGTCGACCGTGGCGCTAACGGTGGGACGGTCGTAAGCCACATTGCCTCGGACAACGTAGCCGGTGGCCGGATGGCAGCCGAGTTTCTCTGCAACGCGCTGGGCGGCAAGGGCAAAGTGGTCGAACTACAAGGCATCGCCGGTACATCGGCAGCCCGTGATCGCGGCCAAGGTTTCAACGACTACATGGCAAGCTCGTGCAAAGGGGTTGAGATCGTTGCTCAACAGACTGCCGACTTCAACCGCGACCGTGGTCTACGGGTGTTTGAAAACATCTTGCAGGCGCAGCCCGAAATCAACGGTGTCTTCGCCCACAACGACGAGATGATTCTGGGTGCTATTCAAGCGGCCGAGGCCGCAGGCCGCAGCGGGATTGTGTTTGTCGGGTTTGACGCCATCGATGACGCGACGAAAGCGGTACAAGAGGGTAAGTTGGCGGCCACCGTTGCCCAGCAGCCGGCATTGATGGGTCAAACCGCAGTCGAAACGGTTGTGAAGTATTTAAAGGGCGACAAGGTTGAGTCCTCGATTCCGGTACCGTTGAGCTTAGTGACGAAGTAG
- a CDS encoding ABC transporter permease — MRAFSLTDELIDRRTFGQHFGLIIIFGLLVLGLTLLSDRFLTLANLTNILRQTAINSIISAGMTLVILTGGIDLSVGSVLALSVTIGAVLMKQGWPVEISVLAALATGASLGCINGVLITLARIPPFITTLGMLTMARGLTLMYTQGQPITGFPATFRWLGTGDVAEIPVPIVLMLLVFVAGGFFLYRTSFGMQIYLLGDNPTAARLTGVPVNRLTVLVYTISGFCAALAGLILIARLDSAQPTIGLGYELNAIAAVVVGGTGFSGGEGGLVGTLLGALLIETLNNGLNLLNVSPLWEQVVKGVVIALALLLYRLISRTAQST; from the coding sequence ATGCGCGCATTCTCACTCACCGATGAACTGATCGATCGCCGCACATTCGGACAACACTTTGGCCTGATTATTATCTTCGGCTTATTAGTGCTCGGCCTGACCCTGCTGTCCGACCGTTTTCTGACGCTGGCCAACTTGACCAATATTCTGCGCCAAACTGCCATCAACAGCATCATCAGCGCCGGGATGACGTTGGTGATCTTAACGGGAGGGATCGATCTCTCGGTGGGATCAGTGCTGGCCTTATCGGTAACAATCGGCGCGGTGTTGATGAAACAGGGTTGGCCGGTTGAGATCAGTGTGCTTGCTGCATTGGCAACCGGCGCCAGCCTTGGCTGCATCAACGGCGTACTGATTACACTAGCGCGCATCCCGCCCTTCATCACCACGCTTGGGATGCTGACGATGGCGCGCGGCCTGACGCTGATGTATACCCAAGGCCAACCCATCACTGGTTTTCCGGCAACCTTCCGTTGGCTTGGTACTGGTGATGTTGCCGAAATCCCCGTGCCAATCGTGCTCATGCTGTTGGTCTTTGTGGCCGGCGGGTTCTTTCTCTACCGCACTAGCTTCGGGATGCAAATCTATCTGCTCGGCGACAATCCCACGGCTGCTCGCCTGACCGGGGTACCGGTCAACCGGCTAACGGTGTTGGTGTACACCATCTCAGGGTTCTGTGCTGCCTTAGCCGGCTTAATTCTGATTGCCCGGCTCGATTCGGCCCAACCGACTATTGGCCTCGGCTACGAACTCAACGCGATAGCTGCGGTAGTCGTTGGTGGAACCGGTTTCAGCGGCGGTGAAGGGGGACTGGTTGGTACGCTGTTGGGGGCGCTATTGATCGAAACCCTCAATAATGGTCTCAATCTACTCAACGTCTCACCACTCTGGGAACAAGTTGTGAAGGGGGTAGTTATTGCGCTGGCTCTCCTACTCTATCGACTGATCAGTCGCACGGCGCAATCTACATAA